One Falco peregrinus isolate bFalPer1 chromosome 6, bFalPer1.pri, whole genome shotgun sequence DNA segment encodes these proteins:
- the LOC101914680 gene encoding tubulin alpha-4 chain isoform X2 produces the protein MPRAVMVDLEQTVIDEVRAGTFRELFHPEQLITGKEDAANNYARGHYTIGKDKIDLALDRIRKLADACSGLQGFLIFHSFGGGTGSGFTSLLMERLSVDYGKKSKLEFAIYPAPQVSTAVVEPYNSILTTHTTLEHSDCAFMVDNEAIYDICRRNLDIERPTYTNLNRLISQIVSSITASLRFDGALNVDLTEFQTNLVPYPRIHFPLVTYAPIISCDRAYHEQLSVAEITSSCFEPNNQMVKCDPRHGKYMACCMLYRGDVVPKDVNVAIAAIKTKRTIQFVDWCPTGFKVGINYQPPRVTPGGELAQAERAVCMLSNTTAIAEAWAKLDHKFDLMYAKRAFVHWYVGEGMEEGEFAEAREDLAALEKDYEEAGTDSFEEENELNASIKQDGFLRIQVQDISASCLYEVEPRGQLWSPQNSPVPGSTVPHGAFRLPSVSRLRVFCPSTPQHRWTEQHKEAS, from the exons ATGAAGTGAGGGCTGGCACCTTCCGGGAGCTTTTTCATCCAGAACAACTGATCACTGGGAAGGAAGATGCAGCTAATAACTATGCACGTGGCCACTACACCATTGGCAAAGACAAAATTGACCTGGCATTAGATCGTATCCGCAAGCTG GCTGATGCCTGTTCTGGGCTGCAAGGATTCCTGATCTTCCACAGCTTTGGTGGGGGTACTGGCTCTGGCTTTACCTCCTTGCTGATGGAACGCCTCTCCGTGGATTACGGGAAGAAGTCCAAACTGGAGTTTGCCATCTACCCAGCCCCTCAGGTCTCCACCGCTGTGGTGGAGCCCTACAATTCCATCCTGACCACACACACCACCCTGGAGCACTCGGACTGCGCATTCATGGTGGATAATGAGGCCATCTATGACATCTGCCGCCGAAATCTGGACATTGAGCGCCCCACTTACACTAACCTTAACCGCCTCATCAGCCAGATTGTCTCCTCCATCACTGCCTCGCTGCGCTTTGATGGTGCCCTCAATGTGGATCTGACAGAGTTCCAGACAAACCTGGTACCCTACCCGCGCATCCACTTCCCCTTAGTGACCTACGCTCCCATCATCTCCTGCGACAGAGCATATCATGAGCAGCTCTCGGTGGCTGAAATCACCAGCTCCTGCTTTGAGCCCAACAACCAGATGGTGAAGTGTGACCCGAGACACGGGAAGTACATGGCCTGCTGCATGCTCTACCGTGGTGACGTAGTTCCCAAAGATGTCAACGTAGCAATTGCTGCCATCAAGACCAAAAGAACTATCCAGTTTGTTGACTGGTGTCCAACGGGCTTCAAG GTTGGGATCAACTATCAGCCTCCTAGAGTTACACCAGGAGGCGAGCTAGCCCAGGCTGAGCGAGCAGTCTGCATGCTGAGCAACACCACAGCCATTGCAGAGGCTTGGGCAAAGCTCGACCACAAGTTTGATCTGATGTATGCCAAGAGAGCTTTTGTGCACTGGTATGTGGGTGAAGGCATGGAGGAGGGAGAATTTGCAGAGGCCCGAGAGGACCTGGCTGCCCTGGAGAAGGACTATGAAGAAGCAGGAACTGACtcatttgaagaagaaaatga GTTGAATGCCAGCATCAAGCAAGATGGCTTTCTGAGAATCCAGGTCCAAGACATATCTGCCTCATGTCTCTATGAAGTAGAGCCCAGAGGCCAACTCTGGAGTCCACAAAACTCACCGGTACCTGGGAGCACAGTTCCACACGGCGCTTTCAGGTTACCCTCT